One window of Thiomicrorhabdus lithotrophica genomic DNA carries:
- the dtd gene encoding D-aminoacyl-tRNA deacylase — MICLIQRVTQGRVEVGQKIIGKIGAGLVVLTGFQPNDNMETIHKMVHKLLHYRIFADDNDKMNLNIQQVEGSLLLVPQFTLAADTQKGLRPSFSTSAAPDIAHTLFNDFIKHTKQAYPLIQTGQFGADMQVSLTNDGPVTFWLEV, encoded by the coding sequence ATGATTTGTTTAATTCAAAGAGTGACACAAGGCAGGGTTGAGGTTGGTCAGAAAATAATTGGGAAGATAGGAGCAGGCCTGGTAGTTTTAACGGGCTTTCAACCTAATGACAATATGGAAACCATTCATAAAATGGTTCACAAGCTACTCCATTACCGAATCTTTGCTGATGATAATGACAAGATGAATTTAAATATTCAACAGGTTGAAGGGAGTTTACTACTAGTACCACAATTTACCTTAGCTGCAGACACTCAAAAAGGATTAAGACCAAGTTTTTCTACATCAGCAGCGCCAGATATCGCTCATACATTATTTAATGACTTTATTAAACATACTAAACAAGCTTACCCTTTAATTCAGACTGGACAGTTTGGCGCTGATATGCAAGTATCCCTTACCAATGATGGCCCAGTTACTTTTTGGCTAGAAGTTTAG
- a CDS encoding two-component system response regulator: protein MLPQSNLSPLILVVEDDPVTRLTLVKVLSNSGYEVIHAANGREGFSSFIKHKPSLILIDAMMPEMNGYEAIQAIRNYEQERAIPVLMLTALEDSESIEQAFEAGATDFITKPINWELLAQRVKYALRTSKIEDKLRSSQSQLVFAQKLAKLGYWEWDANKDEVTGSESVFLLFGIPKQKGISLEQFLSNILPKDLPIIQQAISEANQGQSHIQISFRVLQHDGNLTHIECLGEVSFDRDNQLIKITGSAQDISRLHKAELLIQYQTQHDSLTELPNRASFTTTLNDFLLSQSSKRLSAVIIFDIDRFKQINENLGQEQGDNLLTSLAQRLNRITREEDNCARLGSDEFAVLVRNVQNQHELNLLLNRFTHDLNAPFMINNKELFISYSIGISVHPNDAKTTEKLIQHANIARSKAKSLGGNQFIFYRPEMNENAQDMLSLENDLRRALTNNEIEVFYQPQVNAQTLVSTGAEALVRWRHPTRGIISPVVFIPLAESTGMIIEIGQYVLETAVKDAEQWHALGYNQMHIGINLSSRQFTQSNLMELVQNVTSRSKLPPKFIDLEITESLAMSNAETNINILKGLKAIGVSLSIDDFGTGYSSLAYLHSFPIDTIKIDRSFVLNLDTKEGRAIAQTILAMADSLKLEVVAEGIELEAQVDFFKGNHCDIFQGYKFGKPMPKNEFLEWLKEYNKSVKLN, encoded by the coding sequence ATGTTGCCTCAATCTAATCTCAGCCCCCTTATTCTTGTTGTAGAAGATGACCCTGTAACGCGTTTAACGTTAGTTAAAGTGTTAAGCAATTCTGGGTATGAAGTCATCCATGCTGCCAATGGGCGTGAAGGTTTTTCAAGTTTCATTAAGCATAAACCTAGTTTAATTTTAATCGATGCAATGATGCCTGAAATGAATGGCTATGAAGCTATTCAAGCTATTCGAAATTACGAACAAGAACGAGCTATCCCTGTTCTCATGCTAACGGCTTTGGAAGACAGTGAATCAATTGAACAAGCTTTTGAGGCCGGAGCAACAGATTTCATTACCAAGCCAATTAACTGGGAACTTCTAGCACAAAGAGTTAAATATGCTTTACGTACGTCGAAAATTGAAGACAAGTTAAGAAGTAGCCAGTCCCAGCTAGTTTTTGCACAGAAACTAGCTAAATTAGGTTATTGGGAATGGGATGCAAATAAAGACGAAGTGACGGGATCTGAATCAGTATTTCTATTGTTTGGCATACCTAAACAAAAGGGAATCAGTTTAGAGCAGTTCCTAAGCAATATATTACCAAAAGACCTTCCAATCATTCAGCAAGCCATATCTGAAGCGAACCAAGGACAATCCCACATTCAAATAAGCTTTAGAGTCCTTCAACACGATGGTAATTTAACGCACATAGAATGTTTAGGTGAAGTCTCTTTTGATAGAGATAATCAGCTCATTAAAATCACAGGTTCGGCACAAGATATCAGCCGTTTGCACAAAGCTGAATTGCTGATTCAATATCAAACACAACATGATAGTTTGACTGAACTTCCTAATCGCGCAAGCTTTACAACAACTCTTAATGACTTTCTACTCAGCCAATCTTCTAAACGTTTAAGTGCTGTTATCATCTTTGATATCGACAGGTTTAAACAAATCAATGAAAACCTTGGACAAGAACAGGGTGACAATTTATTAACTTCTTTAGCTCAAAGACTCAATCGAATTACTCGTGAAGAAGATAATTGCGCTCGTTTAGGAAGTGATGAATTTGCCGTTCTGGTAAGAAACGTTCAAAACCAACATGAACTGAACTTATTACTAAACCGTTTTACGCATGATCTCAATGCCCCATTCATGATTAACAACAAAGAGTTATTTATCAGCTACAGCATCGGAATATCTGTACACCCTAATGATGCGAAAACGACAGAAAAACTCATTCAACATGCCAACATTGCTCGTTCTAAAGCAAAGTCCCTTGGTGGTAATCAGTTTATTTTTTACCGTCCAGAAATGAATGAAAATGCTCAAGACATGCTTTCACTTGAAAATGACTTACGGCGCGCTCTAACAAATAATGAAATTGAAGTCTTTTACCAACCTCAAGTAAACGCTCAAACCTTAGTTTCAACAGGTGCTGAGGCTTTAGTACGTTGGCGACATCCTACAAGAGGCATTATATCTCCGGTTGTCTTTATTCCTTTGGCAGAAAGTACTGGAATGATTATCGAAATTGGGCAATATGTACTTGAAACAGCCGTTAAAGATGCCGAACAGTGGCACGCTCTTGGTTATAATCAGATGCACATAGGTATCAACTTATCCAGCCGCCAATTTACTCAGTCTAATCTTATGGAACTTGTGCAAAATGTAACCTCACGATCTAAGCTCCCGCCTAAATTCATTGATTTAGAAATCACTGAAAGTTTAGCTATGAGTAACGCTGAAACAAACATTAACATTCTCAAGGGGCTAAAAGCCATTGGTGTTTCTCTTTCTATTGATGATTTTGGCACCGGTTACTCCTCTCTTGCTTACTTACATAGCTTTCCGATAGATACCATTAAAATTGATCGCTCTTTTGTGCTCAACTTAGATACTAAAGAAGGTCGAGCGATTGCTCAAACCATTTTAGCTATGGCTGATAGTCTTAAATTGGAAGTTGTTGCTGAAGGTATCGAGCTAGAGGCACAGGTTGATTTCTTTAAGGGTAACCACTGCGATATATTTCAGGGATATAAATTTGGTAAACCCATGCCTAAAAATGAATTTTTGGAATGGCTTAAAGAATATAATAAGTCCGTAAAACTAAACTGA
- the ccoS gene encoding cbb3-type cytochrome oxidase assembly protein CcoS encodes MDVIYGLIPMMLIFGFLVVVVFIWMAKTGHFDDMDGQANRIFMDDEYPEEVDVSNQDKKSDVDSQESVKEEEKEIVK; translated from the coding sequence GTGGATGTAATTTATGGGTTGATCCCAATGATGTTGATTTTTGGTTTTCTAGTGGTGGTCGTTTTTATTTGGATGGCAAAAACTGGCCATTTTGATGATATGGACGGACAGGCAAATAGAATCTTTATGGATGACGAATATCCTGAAGAGGTAGATGTAAGTAATCAAGACAAAAAATCGGACGTAGATAGCCAAGAATCGGTTAAAGAAGAAGAAAAAGAAATAGTTAAATAA
- the pip gene encoding prolyl aminopeptidase: MHKQYLYAPIEPYVQHSLQVDSTHTLHIEECGNPLGIPVLFIHGGPGGGYSPVHRQFFNPSDYRIILFDQRGCGKSRPHACLTNNTTAHLIEDIEKIRRHLEVDKWLLFGGSWGSTLSLLYAQTYPERATGLILRGIFLCRKQDVNWFYQNGANQFYPEYWADFIAPVEPKKRSNMIAAYHELLTSDNEVARMRAAEAWSVWEGRTSNLKTDPDTVNHFGEPFHALAMARIECHYFQHEAFIETNQILNNTPAIADLPVSIVHGRYDLVCPVNQAFELHEALPNSKLIICNNSGHSAMEAEIAKALVDATDLFAEQLS, from the coding sequence ATGCACAAGCAATACCTATATGCTCCTATTGAACCTTACGTTCAACACAGCCTACAAGTAGATAGCACGCACACTCTACACATCGAAGAGTGTGGTAATCCTTTAGGCATTCCTGTTCTTTTTATCCATGGCGGGCCAGGCGGCGGCTACAGCCCTGTTCACAGACAATTTTTTAACCCTTCTGATTATCGTATTATTCTTTTTGATCAAAGAGGCTGTGGTAAATCAAGACCTCACGCATGTTTAACTAACAATACTACCGCTCACCTGATCGAAGATATTGAAAAAATACGCCGTCATTTAGAAGTGGATAAGTGGCTACTTTTTGGTGGTTCTTGGGGTTCAACACTTTCACTGCTCTATGCCCAAACCTATCCAGAAAGAGCAACTGGACTTATTTTGCGCGGAATATTTTTATGCCGTAAGCAAGATGTAAATTGGTTCTATCAAAATGGTGCTAATCAGTTTTACCCGGAATATTGGGCAGATTTTATTGCTCCAGTAGAACCTAAAAAACGTAGTAATATGATTGCGGCTTACCATGAATTACTTACCAGCGATAATGAAGTAGCACGTATGCGTGCTGCTGAGGCCTGGTCAGTTTGGGAAGGTAGAACCTCTAATTTGAAGACAGATCCCGATACAGTTAATCATTTTGGCGAACCATTTCATGCTTTGGCCATGGCTAGAATAGAGTGCCACTATTTCCAGCATGAAGCCTTTATTGAAACCAATCAAATCCTAAACAACACGCCTGCAATAGCTGATTTACCGGTTAGCATCGTTCATGGTCGTTATGACTTGGTTTGCCCGGTTAATCAGGCGTTTGAACTACATGAGGCTCTACCTAATTCTAAACTGATTATCTGTAACAACTCAGGTCATTCAGCAATGGAAGCTGAAATAGCTAAAGCATTAGTGGATGCCACTGACTTATTTGCAGAGCAACTTAGCTAA
- a CDS encoding Hpt domain-containing protein, translating to MHVDIDNLDMLKDIIGEELTDVLNIYMETTPDIILKLQEAVATQSVSTVESQAHTLKGSAANIGANQLSMISAELEQKAKHSDMDSLPGLLSKIETESKAVELALADYIKTF from the coding sequence ATGCACGTAGATATCGACAATCTTGATATGCTTAAAGATATTATTGGCGAAGAATTAACAGATGTTCTTAATATCTATATGGAAACTACCCCTGACATTATCTTGAAATTACAAGAAGCCGTCGCAACTCAATCCGTTTCTACGGTAGAATCGCAAGCTCACACTCTGAAAGGGAGTGCAGCCAATATTGGTGCAAATCAACTATCAATGATTAGTGCCGAACTAGAGCAAAAAGCCAAACACAGTGACATGGATAGCCTGCCTGGACTTTTATCTAAAATTGAAACCGAAAGCAAAGCTGTAGAACTTGCTTTAGCTGACTATATCAAAACATTTTAA